The following proteins are co-located in the Sardina pilchardus chromosome 24, fSarPil1.1, whole genome shotgun sequence genome:
- the btg4 gene encoding protein BTG4, whose product MKEEIAATVFFIARLAQKYGKLDRIARDKFAVSLTSVLFEKFKNHWYPSNPLKGQAFRCLRVNKLQVRDPDLERACSQSDMDYEDLGLPSEMTIWVDPGEVSCRYGEKGSPFCVTQLEGQKCDGDFSRRINNAVERASSDYHSGTSSDEEGDSISNSSGISSTISSSSSSSINSSSNSSCLSAPEQKTIPTVSNPNSVYQLQFSEFAPPPQSWNPYPKRKPYPGDGYQPHNNSANGPFPQHKSFKNYRPSFAFSGPRVDKYHWVSKNRS is encoded by the exons ATGAAGGAAGAAATTGCAGCAACTGTTTTCTTTATTGCGAGGCTAGCACAGAAATATGGTAAACTGGATCGAATTGCCAGGGATAAATTTGCTGTTTCTCTTACTTCAGTTCTTTTTGAGAAATTCAAAAACCATTGGTATCCAAGCAATCCATTGAAGGGTCAAGCATTCAG aTGTCTCCGGGTGAATAAACTACAAGTTCGAGATCCAGATCTTGAACGAGCTTGCAGTCAAAGTGACATGGATTATGAGGACTTGGGACTCCCTTCAGAGATGACCATTTGGGTAGACCCAGGAGAAGTTTCTTGCAG GTATGGTGAGAAAGGCAGTCCATTCTGTGTAACTCAACTGGAGGGGCAAAAATGTGATGGGGACTTCTCACGCCGAATAAACAATGCTGTGGAGAGGGCGTCCTCCGATTACCACTCTGGAACTTCCTCTGATGAAGAAGGGGACAGCATAAGCAACAGTAGTGGCATCAGCAGTACcattagcagcagcagcagcagcagcatcaacagTAGCAGTAATAGTAGTTGCTTGTCTGCTCCAGAACAGAAGACCATCCCCACTGTCAGCAACCCCAACAGTGTTTATCAG TTGCAGTTCAGTGAATTTGCTCCACCTCCTCAGTCGTGGAACCCTTACCCGAAAAGGAAACCTTATCCTGGGGATGGTTATCAACCACACAACAACTCTGCCAATGGCCCATTTCCACAGCACAAGTCTTTCAAAAATTACCGGCCTTCCTTTGCTTTTTCAGGGCCACGAGTGGACAAGTATCACTGGGTTAGTAAGAATAGGTCCTAA